In the genome of Amaranthus tricolor cultivar Red isolate AtriRed21 chromosome 15, ASM2621246v1, whole genome shotgun sequence, one region contains:
- the LOC130800983 gene encoding uncharacterized protein LOC130800983, with translation MVETFNNYIMRTRSKHLIDMLKEIRTILIKRLVTKREEANKWAGLLCPKIQKLLEKEKGYLKEFIFDEFEGILQNLKSVRGYHDPKPCYPECVWLAMQNCLATKDRLIRWMTDCHSDCALCNGGSESLNHLMLKCPDGREIYDGAFSYLEKVWEVDTFEEEIKLINKINRKNTDKAKLISVSLLCRDALLGNWNHNKPSFFCTSPFWLVVKSTI, from the exons ATGGTTGAGACCTTCAACAATTATATTATGCGAACTAGGTCGAAGCATTTGATTGACATGCTCAAGGAAATAAGAACTATATTAATAAAGAGGTTGGTGACGAAGAGAGAAGAGGCAAACAAATGGGCAGGGTTATTATGTCCTAAAATTCAAAAGCTTTTAgagaaagaaaaggggtacTTGAAGGAATtcatttttgatgaatttgaaggaattttacaaaatttgaa GTCAGTTAGGGGATATCATGATCCGAAACCGTGCTACCCCGAGTGCGTATGGCTTGCTATGCAAAACTGCTTGGCTACGAAAGATCGGCTAATCCGATGGATGACAGATTGTCATTCAGATTGTGCCTTGTGTAATGGGGGATCTGAGTCTTTGAATCACCTGATGCTCAAGTGTCCAGATGGCAGAGAGATCTATGATGGTGCGTTTAGCTATTTAGAAAAAGTTTGGGAAGTGGATACCTTTGAGGAagaaataaaattgataaacaaaattaatcgTAAGAATACAGATAAAGCGAAGCTGATT TCGGTTAGTCTGCTTTGCAGGGATGCTTTGCTTGGAAATTGGAATCATAACAAGCcaagctttttttgtacttctcctttttg GTTAGTTGTTAAGTCAACTATATAA
- the LOC130801653 gene encoding uncharacterized protein LOC130801653, with amino-acid sequence MSDDASVMEMASIGSKMRDVVVYIVNKDDDLVMEVSKKLASLFRGKIEGEKKKLTPRRAQKEKGKSGPSNNPDHTIEHTPSLTSEKHNPYITSQNQNLSKWALEEGEDREDEENDDHSKGDDSEDESYNVSSELDDSESESYIVSEEEFVSENEVDGQALNTVRNNKVVDPLSDYEGSKGELGQVTKHTEFKKFKWFVGLSFPNPLAFRDALKNYALV; translated from the coding sequence ATGAGTGACGATGCTTCCGTTATGGAAATGGCATCAATTGGATCAAAAATGAGGGATGTTGTAGTGTACATTGTGAACAAAGATGATGATTTGGTCATGGAGGTCAGTAAAAAGTTAGCTTCTTTATTTAGGGGTAAAATTGAaggtgaaaagaaaaaattaacacCTAGGAGGGCacaaaaggaaaagggaaaaagtGGTCCCTCAAACAATCCAGATCACACAATTGAACATACCCCTAGTTTAACCTCTGAAAAACATAACCCTTATATAACCTCTCAAAACCAGAACCTCTCAAAATGGGCATTAGAAGAAGGTGAGGACAGGGAGGATGAAGAAAATGATGATCACAGTAAAGGTGATGATAGTGAGGATGAATCATATAATGTGAGCAGTGAGCTTGATGATAGTGAGAGTGAGAGCTATATTGTCAGTGAAGAGGAATTTGTATCTGAAAATGAGGTTGATGGGCAAGCACTGAATACTGTTAGAAATAATAAAGTTGTAGATCCATTGTCAGATTATGAGGGCAGTAAAGGTGAGTTGGGTCAAGTTACTAAGCACACAGAGTTTAAGAAATTCAAATGGTTTGTTGGGTTAAGCTTCCCTAACCCTTTAGCCTTTAGAGATGCATTGAAAAATTATGCACTTGTTTAA